A part of Paenibacillus sp. 481 genomic DNA contains:
- a CDS encoding YheC/YheD family protein, with amino-acid sequence MEMRQLASKWIKTEVLLSDSRVAGYIPATRFYNTSNLFHMLNQFGFVVIKPVVGGGGAGVIKITKEGHTYSYTNMDKKSSFAGFDAMVRSLSTVKKKRAYLIQRGIRLATIEGRPIDYRVKVVRTNGVWEFRSMVGRLARKGLFITNLCKGGTMMTAAQGIGQSLSERFVQPKKNEMRDLTNICASIFEMNFPELDKLGFDYGLDEMGQIWIFEVNTRPQ; translated from the coding sequence ATGGAAATGAGACAGTTGGCTAGCAAATGGATCAAAACCGAGGTGCTCTTGTCAGATTCACGCGTAGCGGGTTACATCCCAGCAACACGTTTTTATAATACGTCTAATTTGTTTCATATGTTGAATCAGTTTGGATTCGTGGTCATCAAGCCTGTAGTGGGTGGTGGCGGAGCAGGTGTAATTAAGATAACGAAGGAAGGTCACACATACAGCTATACGAATATGGACAAAAAAAGCTCGTTTGCTGGATTTGATGCCATGGTTCGGTCTTTATCCACCGTGAAAAAGAAGCGAGCTTATTTAATCCAACGTGGTATTCGGCTCGCGACCATTGAAGGGCGACCAATCGATTATCGGGTAAAAGTGGTTAGAACGAACGGTGTATGGGAGTTTCGTTCTATGGTCGGTAGGCTGGCACGAAAAGGATTGTTTATTACGAATTTATGCAAAGGTGGGACGATGATGACGGCGGCGCAAGGGATTGGTCAGTCGTTGTCGGAACGATTTGTGCAACCGAAAAAAAATGAGATGCGTGATCTGACTAACATTTGCGCGTCTATATTTGAAATGAATTTTCCGGAACTCGATAAACTTGGATTTGATTATGGCCTTGATGAAATGGGGCAAATCTGGATATTTGAAGTAAATACGCGACCGCAATAA
- a CDS encoding AraC family transcriptional regulator, whose protein sequence is MKSQPSKRIKVEPGFWAGLRQLGIAAHDVARRAQLPLTIITETVVTTAQYFAIWQAYSDLIGDTAEGIIKLATAFDTAKYPPTVLATYHSRDYRDALNRMVRYKQLCPPESLRITEEGEYCTIKLEWLNTEQPGPPMLVGITLAFLLELGRRGTGQPLTAELVEFSHAMGDVQALENYFGCCIRVGATCNRLTLHRSDLDLPFTSYNEELLEILTPVLDRSLNEHQHSHSFTEMVKWIIKRSLTGGNPNIQAVAKELGMSDRTLQRRLTDKNTSFKQLLTRAKHEQAREYLRDPSLDIKEIAFLIGYEDQNSFYRAFRLWEGVTPSAWRNEHLGSNSN, encoded by the coding sequence ATGAAGTCTCAACCCTCAAAGCGTATTAAAGTTGAGCCAGGATTTTGGGCAGGTTTACGTCAACTAGGGATTGCAGCCCACGATGTAGCTCGCAGAGCACAACTGCCACTCACCATTATTACGGAAACAGTAGTCACTACCGCTCAATATTTTGCGATCTGGCAGGCCTATTCCGATCTCATTGGTGACACTGCCGAAGGAATCATCAAGCTTGCGACCGCATTTGACACAGCGAAGTATCCTCCGACCGTCTTAGCGACTTACCACTCTCGTGACTATCGCGATGCTCTAAACCGAATGGTTCGGTACAAACAACTGTGTCCCCCTGAAAGCTTGCGTATAACCGAGGAGGGGGAGTACTGTACAATCAAACTGGAATGGCTAAATACAGAGCAACCCGGTCCGCCGATGCTGGTTGGTATCACGCTGGCATTTCTTCTGGAGCTTGGACGTCGGGGCACAGGTCAGCCTTTGACAGCGGAGCTCGTCGAATTTTCGCACGCAATGGGAGACGTACAAGCTCTTGAAAATTACTTTGGCTGCTGTATCCGGGTTGGTGCAACATGTAACCGGCTGACGCTACATCGAAGCGATTTGGACCTCCCCTTTACGTCGTATAACGAAGAGCTGTTAGAGATCCTTACTCCCGTGTTGGACAGATCGTTGAATGAACACCAGCACAGCCACTCATTTACCGAAATGGTCAAATGGATCATAAAGCGTAGTCTTACAGGAGGAAATCCTAACATTCAGGCTGTCGCCAAGGAACTGGGTATGAGTGATCGAACCTTACAGCGCCGGCTTACTGACAAAAATACGAGCTTCAAACAGCTGTTGACACGAGCTAAACATGAGCAGGCACGTGAGTACTTGAGAGATCCTTCCCTCGATATTAAAGAGATAGCTTTCTTAATTGGATATGAAGACCAAAACTCATTCTACCGCGCGTTCCGCCTCTGGGAAGGTGTTACTCCTTCAGCTTGGCGCAATGAACATCTAGGTTCAAACTCGAACTAA
- a CDS encoding SDR family NAD(P)-dependent oxidoreductase codes for MDMGLNSKTALVTGSTKGIGKAIAIELAKEGVNVLINGRNYDEVERTVNEMKSDFPTTSPQNATCDIVDIQQREALFLKYPHIDILVNNMGIYEVMQYEDIDDEVWEKYFRTNVLAANGLCRFYLPKMLENNFGRMIFIASEEAIMPSGLMPQYGMTKSMLLSLSRSLSKLTIGTEVTVNTIMPGPTLSENVYQIIEGMYPNDDRPFLEIEKEFVTTNLPQSEIQRFIKPIEIGRLATFMCSPYASAFRGSPIRMDGGMVPAIF; via the coding sequence ATGGATATGGGATTAAACAGCAAAACCGCTTTAGTTACAGGATCAACTAAAGGTATAGGTAAAGCAATTGCTATTGAACTTGCCAAAGAAGGTGTAAATGTACTCATTAATGGGCGAAATTATGATGAGGTAGAACGGACAGTAAATGAAATGAAGTCAGATTTCCCGACTACTTCTCCTCAAAATGCTACATGCGATATCGTCGATATTCAACAAAGAGAGGCTTTATTTCTTAAATACCCCCATATAGATATTTTAGTTAACAATATGGGTATTTATGAAGTTATGCAATATGAGGACATTGACGATGAAGTATGGGAAAAGTACTTCCGTACTAATGTTCTTGCTGCTAATGGATTATGTAGATTTTATTTACCTAAAATGCTGGAAAATAATTTTGGCCGCATGATCTTTATTGCAAGTGAAGAGGCAATTATGCCTTCAGGACTAATGCCCCAGTACGGTATGACAAAGTCAATGCTCTTATCATTGTCAAGAAGCTTATCTAAATTAACAATAGGAACAGAAGTTACCGTTAACACGATTATGCCAGGACCAACACTCTCTGAAAATGTGTATCAAATCATTGAGGGGATGTACCCTAATGATGATAGGCCTTTTTTAGAAATAGAAAAAGAATTTGTGACAACGAACTTGCCTCAATCTGAAATACAGCGATTTATCAAGCCGATTGAAATCGGGAGACTAGCTACATTTATGTGCAGTCCTTATGCATCAGCATTTAGAGGTTCGCCAATCCGGATGGATGGGGGAATGGTGCCGGCTATTTTTTAA